The following are encoded together in the Cyanobacterium aponinum PCC 10605 genome:
- a CDS encoding ABC transporter ATP-binding protein, with protein sequence MVESVILQVKAVSKKFSAKQLPAVNQVSFDLKQGELLGLLGPSGCGKTTLLRMIAGFERLSEGSIFLANNIVAGDSMWVEPEKRKTGMVFQDYALFPHLSVADNIAFGLKTKKPRPNNQEIKQRVAEVLQLVGLSGLEKRYPHELSGGQQQRIALARALAPQPELILLDEPLSNLDVQVRERLRHEVRSILKSTNTAAIFVTHDQSEAMAIADKIGVMQDGKLLQLGTPEDIYTCPQCRFVAEFVTQANFVQATRQGDVWCTELGEWSLNLPVNYQEGELMFRQEDVILHPDEEGVTVIQEREFLGREYRYCLETKSGKRLHARTDVKTQLPVGTKVKLDVIPESAQIFPLIKH encoded by the coding sequence ATGGTAGAATCAGTAATTCTTCAAGTTAAAGCAGTAAGTAAAAAATTCTCTGCAAAACAACTTCCTGCGGTAAATCAGGTTAGCTTTGACTTAAAACAAGGGGAATTATTAGGTTTGTTGGGTCCTTCTGGATGTGGTAAGACGACTCTATTAAGGATGATTGCTGGTTTTGAGAGGCTTTCTGAAGGAAGTATTTTTTTAGCAAATAATATTGTGGCGGGGGATTCTATGTGGGTTGAACCCGAAAAGAGAAAAACTGGGATGGTGTTCCAAGATTATGCTCTTTTTCCTCATTTAAGTGTTGCGGATAACATTGCTTTTGGTCTAAAAACGAAAAAACCTCGCCCTAACAATCAGGAAATAAAACAAAGAGTTGCTGAAGTTTTGCAATTAGTAGGTTTAAGTGGTTTAGAAAAGCGTTATCCTCATGAGTTATCGGGTGGCCAACAACAGCGTATTGCTTTAGCTAGGGCATTAGCACCCCAACCTGAATTAATTTTGTTAGATGAGCCTTTAAGTAATTTGGATGTACAAGTGCGAGAAAGATTACGTCATGAGGTAAGAAGTATTTTAAAAAGCACTAACACCGCCGCAATTTTTGTTACTCACGATCAAAGTGAAGCAATGGCGATCGCAGATAAAATTGGGGTAATGCAAGACGGAAAACTATTACAGTTGGGAACTCCAGAAGATATTTATACTTGTCCTCAATGCCGTTTTGTGGCGGAATTTGTGACTCAGGCAAACTTTGTACAAGCTACGAGACAAGGGGATGTGTGGTGTACCGAATTGGGGGAGTGGAGTTTAAATTTACCTGTGAATTATCAAGAAGGAGAACTCATGTTTCGTCAAGAAGATGTGATTTTGCATCCTGATGAAGAAGGGGTAACAGTGATACAGGAAAGGGAATTTTTAGGTAGAGAGTATCGTTATTGCTTGGAAACTAAGTCAGGAAAAAGACTTCATGCCCGTACGGATGTGAAAACGCAGTTACCTGTGGGAACAAAAGTAAAATTAGATGTTATACCCGAATCTGCCCAAATTTTTCCTCTCATTAAACATTAG
- a CDS encoding R3H domain-containing nucleic acid-binding protein, protein MELKLPPHRMQITDDLDKLLEILPSNIKQPLENHPQKNSLIEIVLDLGRKPEARFSHRTEYLSDQLITREDITHCVARVGNFSADNRAGIERTLHRISAIRNRQGDIIGLTCRIGRAVFGTILMIKELVESGQSILLLGRPGVGKTTALREIARVLADELEKRVVIIDTSNEIAGDGDVPHPAIGRARRMQVARPELQHQVMIEAVENHMPEVIIIDEIGTELEALAARTIAERGVQLVGTAHGNHLENLIKNPTLSDLIGGIQSVTLGDEEARRRGSQKTVLERKAPPTFEIAVEMWERQKWVVHEDVAQTVDYLLRGKQPIPQLRQVNDEGEVSITRDPSFSSPQQVSTNPPTLIDIPNKPTGLRAQGKMTPLPIAPHPQSIHNDFEEMLANSWYQLEKTGQKMRTPGPNGEDFPIYLYPYGIGKSHLDHVISILKLPIVLTKDLDSADAVLALRSQVKHHSKLVQLAKERQLPIKSIKSNSIPHISRALKELVSLEDGNEPESLDIRVLTRVGSDDEIEALEEARLAVEQIVIPQGQPVELLPRSAKVRKMQHELIEHYRLRSDSFGDEPNRRLRIYPA, encoded by the coding sequence ATGGAATTAAAACTACCCCCTCACAGAATGCAAATTACCGATGATTTAGACAAATTGTTGGAGATACTGCCTTCAAACATAAAACAACCATTAGAAAATCATCCTCAAAAAAATTCCTTGATAGAAATAGTGTTGGATTTAGGCAGAAAACCAGAAGCAAGATTTTCTCATCGTACGGAATATCTAAGTGATCAATTAATCACCAGAGAGGATATAACTCATTGTGTGGCGAGGGTAGGAAATTTTAGTGCCGACAACAGAGCAGGAATTGAACGCACATTGCACCGCATTAGTGCTATCCGTAATCGTCAGGGTGACATTATCGGTTTAACCTGTCGTATTGGTAGGGCGGTGTTTGGCACTATTCTTATGATTAAAGAATTAGTTGAAAGTGGTCAATCTATTCTGTTATTAGGTCGCCCCGGAGTCGGTAAAACCACAGCTTTGAGAGAAATTGCCCGGGTTTTAGCCGATGAACTAGAAAAAAGAGTGGTTATCATTGATACCTCTAATGAAATTGCTGGAGATGGAGATGTACCTCATCCTGCTATCGGTAGAGCTAGAAGAATGCAAGTGGCACGGCCTGAATTACAACATCAGGTGATGATTGAAGCAGTGGAAAACCATATGCCTGAAGTAATTATTATTGATGAAATTGGTACGGAATTAGAAGCCCTTGCCGCCAGAACTATTGCTGAAAGAGGTGTACAGTTGGTTGGTACAGCTCACGGTAATCATTTAGAGAATTTAATCAAAAACCCTACCTTATCGGATTTAATCGGTGGGATTCAATCGGTAACTCTTGGCGATGAAGAAGCCCGTCGTCGTGGTTCACAAAAAACCGTTTTAGAACGTAAAGCTCCTCCCACCTTTGAGATTGCGGTAGAAATGTGGGAAAGACAAAAATGGGTAGTCCATGAAGATGTTGCTCAAACCGTCGATTATTTATTGAGGGGCAAACAGCCTATACCTCAGTTAAGACAGGTTAATGATGAGGGGGAAGTATCTATTACCAGAGATCCCAGTTTTTCTTCTCCCCAACAAGTTAGTACCAATCCTCCTACCCTAATTGATATTCCTAATAAACCCACTGGTTTAAGGGCGCAGGGAAAAATGACTCCTTTACCGATAGCTCCTCATCCTCAGTCCATTCATAATGACTTTGAGGAGATGTTAGCAAACTCATGGTATCAACTAGAAAAAACAGGACAAAAAATGAGGACTCCTGGTCCTAATGGAGAAGATTTCCCCATTTATCTTTATCCTTATGGTATTGGCAAGAGTCATTTAGATCACGTTATTTCTATTCTCAAGTTACCAATTGTGTTAACTAAAGATTTAGATTCGGCGGATGCGGTTTTAGCACTGCGATCGCAAGTTAAACATCATTCAAAGTTAGTACAATTAGCAAAAGAGCGTCAATTACCCATTAAAAGCATCAAATCTAATAGCATTCCCCATATTAGCCGTGCTTTAAAAGAATTAGTCAGTTTAGAGGATGGTAATGAGCCTGAATCTTTAGATATAAGGGTTTTGACAAGAGTAGGCAGTGACGATGAAATTGAGGCTTTAGAAGAAGCCCGTTTAGCAGTGGAACAAATTGTTATTCCTCAAGGGCAACCTGTGGAGTTATTGCCCAGAAGTGCCAAAGTCAGAAAAATGCAACATGAGTTAATTGAACATTATAGACTGCGATCGGACAGTTTTGGTGATGAACCAAATCGCCGTTTGCGTATCTATCCTGCTTAA
- a CDS encoding GntR family transcriptional regulator, giving the protein MFNFRIQADSHISPSQQLIDQIQFAIASGQYPPGHRLPSTRQLAQITNLHRNTISKVYRQLEKKGLVESITGSGIYVKSQGDEGKKKNKHLVGLESSQADIIKRTIDQLLEQGNNLEQIKQLFFEEIEWRLRCSALILVTVPKVDIGAGQLMVLELEQALLVPTQLVPLEELNHILTQTTSATVVTSRYFVPQVLEIVSPESIRVIPIDIYDYKKELTIIRQLSKNTNLGIVSLSGGILRVAEILIHSLRGDEINTITATIHDQRKLNHLIRFSDVIMCDRNCSTLVKKNLQKLQSDLIRIPKIIATNNYISEKSIQLLKKELEISN; this is encoded by the coding sequence ATGTTTAATTTTCGCATCCAAGCTGATAGTCATATTTCTCCTTCTCAACAGTTAATTGACCAAATTCAGTTTGCGATCGCATCTGGTCAATATCCCCCCGGTCATCGTTTACCTAGTACAAGACAACTAGCTCAAATCACTAATTTACATCGCAACACCATCAGTAAGGTTTATCGACAACTGGAAAAAAAAGGTTTGGTAGAATCCATTACAGGTTCAGGTATTTATGTTAAATCTCAAGGGGATGAAGGCAAAAAAAAAAATAAGCATTTAGTCGGATTAGAGTCGTCTCAGGCAGACATTATTAAGAGAACTATTGATCAATTATTAGAGCAAGGTAATAACCTAGAACAAATTAAACAACTTTTCTTCGAGGAAATTGAATGGCGTTTAAGATGTAGTGCCTTAATCTTAGTAACAGTTCCAAAAGTGGACATCGGTGCAGGGCAGTTAATGGTACTAGAATTAGAACAGGCTTTATTAGTTCCCACTCAATTAGTGCCTTTAGAAGAATTAAATCACATCCTAACTCAAACCACATCCGCCACAGTGGTAACAAGTCGTTATTTTGTACCTCAAGTATTGGAAATTGTCTCTCCAGAATCCATAAGGGTTATCCCTATAGATATTTATGACTACAAAAAAGAATTAACCATTATTAGACAGTTATCCAAAAATACGAATTTAGGAATCGTTAGCTTAAGTGGTGGTATTTTAAGAGTCGCAGAAATTTTAATTCATAGTCTCAGAGGAGATGAAATTAATACAATTACCGCTACTATTCATGATCAGCGAAAACTTAATCATCTTATTCGCTTTAGTGATGTAATAATGTGCGATCGCAACTGTTCCACCCTTGTCAAAAAAAACCTGCAAAAACTACAATCAGACTTGATCAGAATACCAAAAATTATTGCAACCAATAACTATATCAGCGAAAAATCGATTCAACTCCTAAAAAAAGAACTAGAAATTAGCAATTAA
- a CDS encoding CAAD domain-containing protein: MESKVQDMETKQETMEKKISNDVPGMMTTTGKSAGDSSWQEYVDLVVDFLAKVPEQLGSFFSDYQKPLTTTGLIVASAITVYITLSVLDAIDNIPLLSSILELVGLGYSVWFVTRYLLKASTRQELFSEFDSLKQQVLGGKADN; this comes from the coding sequence ATGGAATCTAAAGTTCAAGACATGGAAACTAAACAAGAAACAATGGAAAAGAAAATTAGTAATGATGTCCCCGGAATGATGACTACCACTGGTAAATCTGCTGGTGATAGTAGTTGGCAAGAATATGTGGATTTGGTGGTGGACTTCTTAGCAAAAGTTCCTGAACAATTAGGCAGTTTCTTTTCTGATTACCAAAAACCCCTTACCACAACTGGTTTAATTGTTGCATCTGCGATTACCGTTTATATTACTTTATCTGTTTTAGATGCGATCGACAATATTCCCTTACTTTCTTCTATTCTTGAATTAGTTGGTTTGGGTTATAGTGTTTGGTTTGTTACTCGTTATTTACTCAAAGCGTCCACTCGTCAGGAATTATTTTCTGAGTTTGATAGCTTAAAGCAACAAGTTTTAGGTGGTAAAGCTGACAATTAA
- the lepB gene encoding signal peptidase I, with amino-acid sequence MTKSSETVKQNFSLRTIIKENFTTIAFGLILALLIRIFIAEPRFIPSESMYPTLAIGDRLVVDKVSYNFTKPQNQDIIVFSPPPQLQILGYQQDQAFIKRIIAQAGETVAVKEGKVFVNNQPLEEDYILSPPQYNLDAIKVPQGYVFVMGDNRNNSNDSHIWGFLPVENIIGKAIFTFWPPEHIGII; translated from the coding sequence ATGACCAAATCCTCAGAAACGGTAAAACAAAATTTCAGTCTTCGGACAATAATCAAAGAAAACTTTACTACCATTGCCTTCGGCTTAATTCTTGCCCTATTAATTCGGATTTTTATTGCTGAACCCCGTTTTATCCCCTCTGAGTCTATGTATCCTACTTTAGCCATAGGCGATCGCCTCGTAGTGGACAAGGTATCTTATAATTTTACTAAGCCTCAAAATCAAGATATTATCGTTTTCAGTCCCCCTCCGCAACTACAAATTTTGGGGTATCAACAAGATCAAGCCTTCATCAAGAGAATTATTGCTCAAGCAGGAGAAACCGTTGCAGTTAAAGAAGGAAAAGTTTTTGTTAACAATCAACCCCTAGAAGAAGACTATATTCTCAGTCCCCCACAATACAACTTAGATGCGATTAAAGTACCTCAAGGATATGTCTTTGTAATGGGAGATAATCGTAACAACAGTAATGATTCTCATATTTGGGGATTTTTACCCGTAGAAAACATTATTGGCAAAGCTATTTTCACTTTTTGGCCTCCAGAACATATTGGTATCATTTAA
- a CDS encoding PhoH family protein: MTENTQTIALPNIESAIALAGIQEENLQFIARHTGANLILRGQDLVIYGKEKPVQRSMDVVNFLKPYWDTAKSITQPDILTAFQALDTGRVEEYQDIQNDVLAKTRHGELIRAKTFRQRQYVKAIKKYDITFGIGPAGTGKTFLGAVIAVQALLNGECDRLILTRPAVEAGEKLGFLPGDLQQKVNPFLRPLYDALYEFIEPIKIPDLMERGKIEVAPLAYMRGRTLSNAFVIVDEAQNTTPAQLKMVLTRLGFGSKMIVTGDITQTDLPSHQESGLVVATKILKNVEGIGFCYLTQADVVRHPLVQKIVAAYEKEHC; the protein is encoded by the coding sequence ATGACTGAAAATACTCAAACTATTGCCTTACCAAATATAGAAAGTGCGATCGCACTTGCAGGTATTCAAGAAGAAAATTTACAATTTATTGCCCGTCATACAGGAGCAAATTTAATACTGCGGGGGCAAGATTTAGTTATTTACGGAAAAGAAAAACCTGTACAGAGGAGTATGGATGTAGTTAATTTTCTAAAACCCTATTGGGATACGGCTAAATCCATAACTCAACCAGATATTTTAACTGCATTTCAAGCATTAGACACAGGAAGAGTGGAAGAGTATCAGGATATTCAAAATGATGTGTTAGCCAAAACCCGTCATGGAGAATTGATACGAGCAAAAACTTTTCGTCAAAGACAATACGTCAAGGCTATTAAAAAATATGATATTACCTTTGGTATCGGTCCTGCTGGAACTGGAAAAACTTTCTTAGGAGCGGTTATCGCTGTACAGGCTTTATTAAATGGAGAGTGCGATCGCCTCATTTTAACACGTCCAGCCGTAGAAGCAGGAGAAAAATTAGGATTTTTACCCGGAGACTTACAACAGAAAGTAAATCCCTTTTTGCGCCCTCTTTATGATGCCTTATATGAATTTATTGAACCGATTAAAATTCCTGATTTGATGGAAAGGGGAAAAATAGAAGTTGCCCCCCTTGCGTATATGAGAGGAAGAACCCTAAGTAATGCTTTTGTCATTGTTGATGAAGCTCAAAATACCACTCCAGCACAATTAAAAATGGTATTGACTCGTTTAGGCTTTGGTTCAAAAATGATTGTAACAGGAGATATAACTCAGACAGATTTACCATCTCATCAAGAATCGGGTTTAGTAGTTGCCACCAAAATCTTAAAAAATGTAGAGGGTATTGGTTTTTGTTACCTTACTCAAGCAGATGTAGTTAGACATCCTCTTGTGCAAAAAATTGTCGCCGCCTACGAAAAAGAGCATTGCTGA
- a CDS encoding FHA domain-containing protein, with product MVENNNNHQEEKHLESEIFTDVVTNVVGNLDEVFDSTENILTSQSLPFTNITPDKTHIQPISATLTHVQTEVELELPIHLPVVHLGKPNDHTPPDIDLSGFPHSQIVSRTHAKIFQEGDDFYIEDIGSANGTYINHAPLPTGNRHRLKNGDRIALGKEDKVSFIFQLKSSL from the coding sequence ATGGTAGAAAATAACAATAATCATCAAGAAGAAAAACATTTAGAATCAGAAATTTTTACCGATGTTGTCACCAATGTGGTGGGCAATTTGGATGAGGTATTTGACTCCACTGAAAATATACTCACTTCCCAATCTCTCCCCTTCACCAACATTACCCCCGATAAAACTCATATACAACCGATAAGTGCTACTTTAACTCATGTACAAACAGAAGTAGAATTAGAGTTACCGATTCATTTACCTGTTGTTCATTTAGGTAAACCTAATGACCATACTCCCCCAGATATTGACCTTTCTGGCTTTCCTCACTCTCAAATTGTCTCCCGCACCCATGCCAAAATTTTTCAAGAAGGGGATGATTTTTATATAGAAGACATTGGCAGTGCTAATGGTACTTATATTAACCATGCTCCCTTACCCACAGGCAACCGTCACCGCTTAAAAAATGGCGATCGCATCGCTTTGGGCAAAGAAGATAAAGTTAGTTTCATTTTTCAGTTAAAATCTAGTTTGTAG
- the pgl gene encoding 6-phosphogluconolactonase, with amino-acid sequence MTQIKIVADKNALVTSASDFIINKIKETIANKNICSIALAGGSTPKPIYQNIAQSDLPWDKIHVFWGDERYVPPTHPDSNEKMAREAWLNQVDIPAQNIYPMPTLGNNPMADASKYEQELKDFFGVANGFPSFDIILLGMGDDGHTASLFPHTNALKECDRLITVGNKEDNQRLTFTVPLINHAQWVIFLVSGKNKQEALKAVFDQESDSDQYPSKKIQPQGELIWFIDEDANSIRN; translated from the coding sequence ATGACCCAGATTAAAATTGTAGCCGATAAAAATGCCCTAGTTACTTCTGCTTCTGATTTCATTATCAATAAAATTAAAGAGACAATTGCAAACAAAAACATTTGTTCGATCGCACTTGCTGGAGGTAGTACCCCTAAACCAATTTATCAAAATATTGCCCAAAGTGATTTACCGTGGGATAAAATTCACGTCTTTTGGGGAGATGAAAGATATGTGCCACCCACCCACCCAGACAGCAACGAAAAAATGGCAAGAGAAGCATGGTTAAACCAAGTGGATATACCTGCACAAAACATTTACCCCATGCCAACTTTAGGGAATAATCCCATGGCAGATGCGTCTAAATATGAACAGGAATTAAAAGACTTTTTCGGTGTAGCAAACGGTTTTCCTAGTTTCGATATTATTTTATTGGGAATGGGGGATGATGGACACACTGCCTCACTTTTTCCTCATACTAACGCATTAAAAGAGTGCGATCGCCTCATTACTGTAGGAAATAAAGAAGATAACCAAAGACTAACTTTTACAGTTCCCTTGATTAATCACGCTCAATGGGTTATTTTCTTAGTATCGGGAAAAAATAAACAAGAAGCCTTAAAAGCCGTTTTTGATCAAGAGTCAGATAGTGACCAATATCCCAGTAAGAAAATACAACCCCAAGGGGAGTTAATCTGGTTTATTGACGAAGATGCAAATTCTATTAGGAATTAA
- a CDS encoding helicase C-terminal domain-containing protein: MLEAKVHSQLRDFSRLHSEQEWIHQLTMGRMIARGLRLQSSTIIQTGINHKHYYLSYLIPALLSPYSVVIIVEENSLLEFIFEECIFIQKYIDYHKKILNYYPKNKELEKPTLYIVDTKTWLERIFKDEAIDHLTTIIVKGENLIETTYEYLTLTISYSQLLSMIEDLDFSHQDLIRGKLANLLQLIYSHPPNPYDSYLLEKQEKNLIKDILIHSQSNNKLLIDFLSSLFSQEKYIHYFIINRSQGSFLLKATPLELKSIMEEKWLDQNLIIIADYLEPEKVPLDYGNHLGLKLKDFTCLKFSPNPQGKILKIYFPDNFPFPNNPSFATKVNQEILALISGIKINHCPIIVIIDDVPLQGQITASLAANFGSRVKLKTTDLALNSILVCDTDFWLNYQDALLSPQLVIMATLPLPSLENPIISAKVSYFKSQKKDWFRLYLLPIAIKNLQRISISLRQNQGVLALLDNRVNYRIYGRQILQALEPYGKINYLDLDWIN; encoded by the coding sequence ATGTTAGAAGCAAAAGTCCACAGTCAACTAAGAGATTTTTCCCGCCTTCACAGTGAACAAGAATGGATACATCAATTAACAATGGGGAGAATGATAGCCCGTGGATTAAGGCTCCAAAGTTCTACTATTATTCAAACTGGTATCAATCATAAACATTATTATTTAAGTTATTTAATTCCTGCTTTATTATCTCCTTACTCTGTTGTTATAATCGTTGAAGAAAATTCACTTTTAGAATTTATCTTTGAAGAATGTATCTTTATTCAAAAATATATTGATTATCATAAAAAAATTCTTAATTACTATCCTAAAAATAAGGAATTAGAAAAACCAACATTATATATTGTTGACACTAAAACTTGGTTAGAAAGAATTTTCAAAGATGAAGCCATAGATCATTTAACCACAATTATTGTTAAAGGTGAAAATTTAATAGAAACTACCTATGAATATTTAACATTAACTATTAGCTATTCTCAACTACTTTCCATGATTGAAGATTTAGATTTTTCTCATCAAGATTTAATCAGAGGAAAACTAGCTAATTTACTACAACTTATTTATTCTCATCCTCCCAATCCTTACGATAGTTATTTATTGGAAAAGCAAGAAAAAAACCTAATTAAAGATATTTTGATTCATAGCCAAAGTAATAATAAATTATTGATTGATTTTTTAAGCTCTTTATTTTCACAGGAAAAATATATTCACTATTTTATAATTAACCGCTCCCAAGGATCTTTTTTATTGAAAGCTACACCTTTAGAGTTAAAATCAATTATGGAGGAAAAATGGCTAGACCAAAACTTAATTATTATTGCTGACTATTTAGAACCAGAAAAAGTCCCCCTTGATTATGGCAACCATTTAGGACTTAAATTAAAAGACTTTACTTGCTTAAAATTTTCTCCTAATCCTCAAGGTAAAATCCTTAAAATCTACTTTCCTGATAATTTTCCTTTTCCCAATAATCCTAGTTTTGCGACAAAAGTTAATCAAGAAATTTTAGCTTTAATTAGTGGTATAAAAATAAATCATTGTCCTATTATCGTTATAATTGATGATGTACCTTTGCAAGGGCAAATTACTGCTAGTTTAGCGGCTAATTTTGGTTCAAGGGTAAAGTTAAAAACTACTGATTTAGCCTTAAATAGTATTTTAGTTTGTGACACTGATTTTTGGTTAAATTATCAAGATGCCTTACTTTCTCCTCAGTTAGTAATTATGGCAACTTTACCTTTACCTTCTTTAGAAAACCCCATTATCTCCGCTAAGGTTAGTTATTTTAAAAGTCAAAAAAAAGATTGGTTTCGTCTCTATTTACTGCCTATTGCCATTAAAAATTTACAAAGAATTAGTATTTCTCTTAGACAAAATCAGGGAGTATTAGCTTTGTTAGATAATCGAGTTAATTACCGTATTTATGGTCGTCAAATTTTACAGGCTTTAGAACCTTATGGTAAAATTAATTATCTTGATTTAGATTGGATTAATTAA
- a CDS encoding bifunctional cobalt-precorrin-7 (C(5))-methyltransferase/cobalt-precorrin-6B (C(15))-methyltransferase has protein sequence MTIKVVGIGLEGKKSLNDQVLEIVCSANILVGGDRHLSYFPEHKGERIKIGDLNQVIFEIKEKKKEEINIVILASGDPLFFGIGRILLANFAQEELEFYPNLSCVQLAFNKLKTSWQDCKVISLHGRDIELLIKELKKGSEKIALLTDNNNNPLVIWRLYQQIKIGEDYDIWLCESLGDKSQEKLTKINSEKDINLDNISHLNIVIFLKQKIEDNAININQLPIIGIPDNYFKTFPDRPSLITKNEIRLLILGKLALQEKQVIWDVGAGTGSVSIEMARIAKNSQIYAIEKKAIAISLIRENCQKFMVNNINIIHNSAEKVMATLPSPDRVFIGGSSGNLKLLLNIIKDKINPEGKIVIALATIENLGIAVEWFKENKWDYEIINSQINKSLSIGKMTRFNPLNPVNIITAIKN, from the coding sequence GTGACGATAAAAGTTGTTGGTATAGGTTTAGAAGGGAAAAAAAGTCTAAATGATCAGGTTTTAGAAATTGTTTGTAGTGCTAATATATTAGTCGGAGGCGATCGCCACTTAAGCTATTTTCCTGAGCATAAAGGAGAAAGAATAAAAATAGGAGACTTGAATCAGGTAATTTTTGAGATTAAAGAGAAAAAAAAAGAGGAGATAAATATTGTTATTTTGGCAAGTGGAGATCCATTATTTTTCGGAATTGGACGAATTTTATTAGCAAATTTTGCCCAAGAAGAATTGGAATTTTATCCTAATTTAAGTTGTGTGCAACTAGCTTTTAATAAATTGAAAACATCTTGGCAAGATTGTAAAGTAATTAGTTTACATGGCAGAGATATTGAACTTTTAATTAAAGAATTAAAAAAGGGTTCAGAAAAAATAGCATTATTAACAGATAATAATAATAATCCTTTAGTGATTTGGCGATTATATCAACAGATAAAAATAGGAGAAGATTATGATATTTGGTTATGTGAAAGTTTAGGAGATAAAAGTCAAGAAAAATTAACAAAAATTAATAGTGAAAAAGATATAAATTTAGATAATATCTCACATTTAAATATTGTTATTTTTTTAAAGCAAAAAATTGAAGATAACGCAATAAATATTAATCAATTACCAATCATAGGTATTCCTGATAACTATTTTAAAACCTTTCCAGATAGACCTTCTTTAATTACCAAAAATGAGATAAGATTATTGATATTAGGAAAATTAGCGTTACAAGAAAAACAGGTTATTTGGGATGTGGGTGCGGGAACAGGTAGTGTTAGTATTGAAATGGCTAGAATTGCTAAAAATAGTCAAATTTATGCTATAGAAAAAAAAGCGATCGCAATTTCTTTAATTAGAGAAAATTGTCAAAAATTTATGGTGAATAATATTAATATTATTCATAATTCTGCAGAAAAAGTGATGGCTACATTACCCTCTCCAGACCGTGTTTTTATTGGTGGGAGTAGTGGTAATTTAAAATTATTGTTAAATATAATAAAAGACAAAATTAATCCTGAAGGAAAAATAGTAATTGCCTTAGCCACAATAGAAAATTTAGGTATTGCAGTAGAATGGTTTAAAGAAAATAAATGGGACTATGAAATTATAAATTCTCAAATAAATAAATCTTTATCTATTGGTAAAATGACTCGTTTTAATCCTTTAAATCCCGTAAATATCATCACAGCAATTAAAAATTAA
- a CDS encoding NUDIX hydrolase gives MFGIPELPQILGSKLFFQGKKFQFEVNKLRLPNGAEGEWECIRHPGGALAVPITNDGKLVLVRQYRFAVKTRLLEFPAGTVESEEAPETTIKREIEEETGYRAKKWRSLGKFPLAPGYSDEFIFAFLAQDLEKLAQPPKQDDDEDIEVVLMTPAEFEDLAMTSNQIDAKTICSYFLALPFI, from the coding sequence ATGTTTGGAATACCAGAGTTACCGCAGATTTTAGGTTCAAAATTATTTTTTCAAGGTAAAAAATTTCAATTTGAAGTAAACAAATTAAGATTACCTAACGGCGCTGAAGGAGAGTGGGAATGTATCCGTCACCCCGGAGGTGCTTTAGCTGTACCAATCACCAATGATGGTAAATTAGTATTAGTTAGACAATATCGATTTGCGGTTAAAACTCGCTTGTTGGAATTTCCTGCGGGTACGGTAGAATCAGAGGAAGCTCCAGAAACAACAATAAAAAGAGAGATAGAAGAAGAAACAGGCTATCGAGCCAAAAAATGGCGTAGTTTAGGTAAATTTCCCCTCGCTCCGGGGTATTCTGATGAATTTATTTTTGCATTTCTAGCACAGGATTTGGAAAAGTTAGCTCAACCACCAAAGCAAGATGATGATGAAGATATAGAAGTAGTTTTAATGACTCCTGCTGAATTTGAAGATTTAGCAATGACAAGTAATCAAATTGATGCCAAGACTATTTGTAGTTATTTTTTGGCACTCCCTTTTATCTAA